One window of Clarias gariepinus isolate MV-2021 ecotype Netherlands chromosome 21, CGAR_prim_01v2, whole genome shotgun sequence genomic DNA carries:
- the LOC128509198 gene encoding corrinoid adenosyltransferase MMAB-like has protein sequence MALALALCRTAHRRCLLQCVNATCLQSQQLLCGNIRSFGTKSERDHPIPKIYTKTGDKGFSSTFTGERRPKEDRVFEALGTTDELSSAIGLAREFCLEKGHPFIPQLDKIQCVLQDVGSNMATPHSSARESHIKKTQFSSEPVVELESWIDSYTAELPPLTHFILPSGGKSSAALHVARAVCRRAERCVAPIVRSGEADPDVSRYLNRLSDYLFTLARYTAMKEGNTERIYRRPE, from the exons ATGGCGTTAGCATTAGCTTTATGTCGCACTGCACATCGCCGCTGTTTGCTTCAGTGTGTTAATGCTACGTGTTTACAGTCACAGCAGCTTCTGTGCGGAAACATCAGAag TTTTGGCACAAAGTCGGAGCGAGATCACCCGATTCCCAAGATTTACACCAAAACAGGAGATAAAG GGTTTTCCAGCACTTTCACAGGAGAGAGGCGGCCCAAGGAGGATCGTGTCTTTGAAGCTTTGGGGACGACAGATGAGCTCTCTTCTGCCATTGG GCTGGCTCGAGAATTCTGTCTTGAGAAAGGACACCCCTTCATCCCTCAGCTAGACAAG ATCCAGTGTGTGCTGCAGGACGTGGGCTCGAACATGGCCACTCCTCACTCGTCAGCCCGAGAGAGTCACATAA AGAAGACGCAGTTCAGCAGTGAGCCTGTGGTGGAGCTGGAGAGCTGGATCGACTCCTACACGGCCGAGCTTCCTCCTCTCACACACTTCATTCTGCCT tCTGGGGGGAAAAGCAGCGCCGCCCTGCATGTGGCCAGAGCCGTGTGTCGCCGGGCCGAGCGCTg CGTGGCTCCTATAGTGCGTTCAGGTGAAGCCGATCCTGACGTCAGCAGATATCTCAACAG GTTGAGTGATTACCTGTTCACACTGGCCAGATACACAGCCATGAAAGAAGGAAACACTGAGAGGATCTACAGGAGACCTGAATGA
- the LOC128509209 gene encoding class I histocompatibility antigen, F10 alpha chain-like, giving the protein MCHCSVVIKTLIYLIFSLHLSSAVTHTLQHVLTGVTSGINFPEFTAVGQVDGQEFEYYDSKIKKAIPKTEWIQNEGDDYWSGQTQIAEGQQENFKVDMSTLMGRFNQTKGVHTVQRMYGCELDDNGTTRGYMQYGYDGEDFVTFDLKTLTWIAATPQAVTTKNKWDQNSRRINIYKNYFEKECIDWIRKYVSYGRETLERKVQPEVSVFHRHSSPSPEVVCHATGFFPKAVMITWQKDGEDVHEDVELRETLHNQDGSFQRRSILKVSAKELQKHTYTCVVQHSSLEKEIRIDVTKGPNKLEL; this is encoded by the exons ATGTGTCACTGCAGTGTAGTTATAAAAACTCTGATTTACCTCATATTTTCTCTTCATCTTTCATCAGCAG tcacacacactctgcagcacGTCTTAACTGGAGTTACATCAGGAATAAATTTCCCAGAGTTCACCGCTGTGGGTCAGGTGGACGGACAGGAGTTTGAGTACTATGACAGTAAGATCAAGAAGGCGATCCCAAAGACGGAGTGGATACAGAATGAGGGAGACGATTATTGGAGCGGTCAGACACAGATTGCAGAGGGTCAGCAGGAGAACTTCAAAGTCGATATGAGTACACTGATGGGTCGTTTTAACCAGACtaaag gagTTCACACAGTACAGAGGATGTACGGCTGTGAGTTGGATGATAACGGCACCACTAGAGGATACATGCAGTACGGTTATGATGGAGAAGATTTCgtgacctttgacctgaagACTCTGACCTGGATCGCTGCAACACCTCAGGCTGTGACCACCAAGAACAAGTGGGATCAGAATAGTAGAAGGATTAATATCTATAAGAACTACTTTGAGAAGGAGTGTATCGACTGGATAAGGAAATATGTGTCATACGGCAGAGAGACTCTGGAGAGGAAAG TTCAACCCGAGGTGTCAGTGTTCCATAGACACTCGTCTCCCTCTCCAGAGGTGGTGTGTCACGCTACAGGTTTCTTCCCCAAAGCAGTGATGATCACCTGGCAGAAGGACGGAGAGGACGTGCATGAGGACGTGGAGCTCAGAGAGACGTTACATAACCAGGATGGAAGCTTCCAGAGGAGAAGCATTCTAAAGGTTTCAGCTAAGGAGCTGCAGAAACACACCTACACCTGCGTGGTTCAGCACAGCAGCTTGGAGAAGGAGATTCGAATAGACGTAACAAAAGGTCCTAATAAACTAGAGCTGTAG